The segment TATGTTCAAATTAAAATCCATCTACATCAAAATCAAACGCAATCATGTTGAAGTAACAGATTTGAATACTGGTGAAACAGTTACCCAACAAGCGATACGACCTTTCTCAAGCGTAAGAAATGTTGTCAGTAGTTTTAACCCTGCTAACGAAACTATTCAATCAGCCTTAGAAAAACTTGGTTTAAAAGGAAGATCCTTTCTATCAAAGATGAATATCCTGATTCAACAACTCGAAGGGCTTGAAGGCGGGTTAAGTGACATTGAAAAAAGAGCACTTCGGGATCTTGCAGAAATGGCCGGAG is part of the Lacibacter sediminis genome and harbors:
- a CDS encoding rod shape-determining protein, producing MFKLKSIYIKIKRNHVEVTDLNTGETVTQQAIRPFSSVRNVVSSFNPANETIQSALEKLGLKGRSFLSKMNILIQQLEGLEGGLSDIEKRALRDLAEMAGANKVFILEQTEPLSAEVALAYLKEM